Within Epilithonimonas zeae, the genomic segment AAATTGCTTTTGAAGGAAAAAATAAAACAGCAAATCACTTCAATATATTTTTCATCAAAACAGCGCTATGGCAGCCCTAGGATTACGTCTGAGCTAAATTCCTTGGGTTACAAAATATCCCGAGTCACAGTGGCTAAATATATGAAAGAGCTTGGACTGCGAAGTAAACTGAGCAAGAAATTTAAAGTGACTACAAACTCTAAACACAATTATTTGGTGGTAGAAAATGTGCTGGACAGGAATTTTATAGCCGAAAAACCTGCGCAAGTTTGGGTTTCTGATATTACCTACATTCAAACCAAAGAAGGATTTTTGTACTTGACAACAGTGATTGATTTGTATGATCGGAAAATCATTGGATGGAGTTTAAGCAACGGAATGAGCACCGAAGAGACAAGTCTTTCTGCCTGGAAAATGGCTGTCAAAAACAGAAAAATAGGGGAAAGTCTAATTTTTCATAGCGACAGAGGCGTTCAATATGCAAGCAGAAAATTTGCAAATACTCTGGAATTTTATGGAGTTACAAGAAGCATGAGCCGGAGAGGAAATTGTTGGGATAACGCTGTGGCAGAGAGCTTTTTCAAATCTTTGAAAACAGAACTGATTTATGGAAACAAGCTTATTACAAAAGAAAAAATGGAGCTGGAAATATTTGAATATATTGAAATATGGTACAACAAAAAAAGACGCCACAGTGCCTTGAATTATCAAACTATTGAAGAGTTTAACAATCAAAACAAAATTTATCAAAATGTAGCTTAACTTATACTGGAAATTTTGTTTGCATATCCATGCCTTTCGTTTTCTCAATTCCAAAACAAATACTTTCATAACTAAACT encodes:
- a CDS encoding IS3 family transposase (programmed frameshift), with protein sequence MKGERKIYDPAFKTKAVELSKERTNVSELARELGIAVTLLYKWRKEYEEFGERSFPGNGKLKLTPEQEKIHELEKKLKDAELERDIFKKSNRHLLQERSLKYKFIKNNESIFPIEKMCNVLKLCSSGYYKWKNRPCSKKLLLKEKIKQQITSIYFSSKQRYGSPRITSELNSLGYKISRVTVAKYMKELGLRSKLSKKFKVTTNSKHNYLVVENVLDRNFIAEKPAQVWVSDITYIQTKEGFLYLTTVIDLYDRKIIGWSLSNGMSTEETSLSAWKMAVKNRKIGESLIFHSDRGVQYASRKFANTLEFYGVTRSMSRRGNCWDNAVAESFFKSLKTELIYGNKLITKEKMELEIFEYIEIWYNKKRRHSALNYQTIEEFNNQNKIYQNVA